In Nostoc sp. CENA543, a single genomic region encodes these proteins:
- a CDS encoding serine protease: protein MKLDSKLASAILGVAIAFVPAQIAVSLTPQAVSNIAKKVTVLITGAKLGSGVIIHEQNNTYTVLTNWHVVDTAGSYTVQTYDQNSHPVASNLITRLPGVDLAILQFTSRQQYPVVALGNSDSATEGTTVYVSGAPTPVQGIETRTVLVPDGRIVGTNSNPQEGYALIYNNITYPGMSGGPVLDDNGRLVGIHGRGARDKEGQKVGFNLGIPINIFTNSKIANSLNLKVVTTNTPPTNFTTPPPSNNSRPGRPTTLNGSGTPGSGVCPGRRC, encoded by the coding sequence ATGAAACTCGATAGTAAACTAGCATCGGCAATATTGGGAGTAGCGATCGCATTTGTTCCTGCTCAAATTGCGGTATCATTAACACCTCAAGCTGTCAGTAATATTGCGAAGAAAGTGACGGTCTTAATCACTGGAGCAAAACTTGGCTCTGGTGTAATTATTCATGAACAAAATAACACTTATACTGTACTAACTAACTGGCACGTTGTAGATACCGCAGGAAGTTATACTGTCCAGACTTATGATCAAAATTCTCATCCAGTAGCTTCTAATTTAATTACTCGCTTGCCTGGGGTAGACCTAGCTATTTTACAGTTTACCAGTCGTCAACAATATCCTGTTGTAGCTTTGGGTAATTCCGATTCAGCCACTGAAGGTACAACCGTTTATGTATCTGGCGCGCCTACACCAGTACAAGGTATTGAAACCCGCACAGTTCTAGTTCCTGATGGACGCATTGTTGGTACTAATAGCAATCCCCAGGAAGGTTATGCTTTGATTTATAACAATATTACCTATCCTGGAATGAGTGGTGGCCCTGTCTTAGATGATAATGGACGCTTAGTGGGAATTCATGGCCGTGGCGCACGGGATAAAGAAGGTCAAAAAGTCGGGTTTAACTTGGGTATTCCCATCAATATATTTACTAACTCCAAAATAGCCAACAGTCTCAATTTAAAGGTGGTGACAACAAACACACCACCCACAAACTTTACAACTCCACCACCTAGTAATAACTCTAGGCCGGGTAGACCAACTACCCTAAATGGTTCTGGAACGCCAGGGTCTGGTGTTTGTCCTGGTAGACGTTGTTAA
- a CDS encoding NAD+ synthase, producing the protein MKIAIAQLNPIIGDLSGNAQKILEVAQKVAADGVRLLLTPELSLCGYPPRDLLLNPSFVEAMKITLQQLAQALPANLAVLVGTVKQNSQAHTTGGKSLFNSIALLENGKIKQYFHKRLLPTYDVFDENRYFEAGLQANYFTLDNIDIGVTICEDLWNDEEFWGKRHYAANPIADLALLGVDLIVNLSASPYTVGKQRHREAMLQHSAVRFQQPIIYTNQVGGNDDLIFDGFSFALNAQGEVICRAEGFTTDLLVVEFDETQLDLESSSVTPAPTSEDEEIWQALVLGVRDYAQKCRFSKAILGLSGGVDSSLVAAIASAALGKENVLGVLMPSPYSSEHSISDALALAKNLGIQTQTIPIGELMQGFDHSLANLFAGTEFGIAEENIQSRIRGNLLMAIANKFGYLLLSTGNKSEMAVGYCTLYGDMNGGLAVIADVPKTRVYSICNWLNRQEEIIPQNVITKAPSAELKPGQVDQDSLPAYEILDDILQRLIHEHQSVGEIVAAGHDPLVVDRIIQMLARAEFKRRQAPPGLKITDRAFGTGWRMPIASNWNAIKKISHESVVAGFKSP; encoded by the coding sequence ATGAAAATTGCGATCGCTCAACTTAATCCTATAATTGGTGATTTATCTGGTAATGCTCAGAAAATTCTGGAAGTTGCTCAAAAGGTCGCAGCAGATGGGGTGCGGCTATTATTAACACCAGAACTTTCTTTATGTGGCTATCCACCTAGAGATTTATTATTAAATCCTAGTTTTGTGGAAGCTATGAAGATAACTTTGCAGCAGTTAGCCCAAGCTTTACCTGCTAATTTGGCTGTATTAGTCGGGACTGTGAAACAAAATTCTCAAGCTCATACTACAGGCGGCAAAAGCTTATTTAATAGCATCGCTTTATTAGAAAACGGTAAAATCAAACAATATTTTCATAAGCGATTATTGCCAACTTATGATGTATTTGACGAAAATCGCTATTTTGAAGCTGGACTGCAAGCTAATTATTTCACTTTAGATAATATCGATATTGGCGTAACCATTTGCGAAGACTTATGGAATGATGAAGAATTCTGGGGTAAGCGTCATTATGCTGCTAATCCCATAGCTGATTTAGCACTTTTGGGTGTGGATTTAATTGTCAATTTATCGGCTTCACCCTACACAGTCGGAAAACAACGTCACCGCGAAGCGATGCTGCAACATAGTGCAGTGCGTTTTCAACAACCAATCATTTATACAAATCAGGTTGGTGGTAATGACGATTTAATTTTTGATGGTTTTAGCTTTGCTTTAAATGCTCAAGGTGAAGTAATCTGTCGTGCCGAAGGTTTTACTACTGATTTATTAGTAGTAGAATTTGACGAAACACAACTGGATTTAGAATCAAGTTCTGTCACTCCCGCACCCACTTCTGAAGATGAAGAAATTTGGCAAGCATTGGTTTTAGGCGTGAGAGATTATGCCCAAAAGTGTCGTTTTTCTAAAGCAATTTTGGGTTTAAGTGGAGGGGTAGATTCTTCCTTAGTAGCTGCGATCGCCTCGGCGGCACTTGGTAAAGAAAATGTCCTTGGTGTACTGATGCCTTCTCCCTACAGTTCGGAACATTCCATCAGTGACGCGTTAGCCTTGGCGAAAAATTTGGGGATACAAACCCAAACCATCCCCATAGGTGAATTAATGCAAGGCTTTGACCACAGCTTGGCTAATTTGTTTGCAGGGACAGAATTTGGCATTGCTGAGGAAAATATTCAATCCCGAATTCGGGGTAACTTATTAATGGCGATCGCGAATAAATTCGGCTATCTGTTATTATCCACCGGTAACAAGTCCGAAATGGCTGTGGGTTACTGCACCCTCTACGGTGACATGAATGGCGGATTAGCTGTCATTGCAGACGTTCCCAAAACTCGCGTTTACTCGATATGTAACTGGCTAAATCGCCAAGAGGAAATTATCCCCCAAAATGTCATCACCAAAGCACCCAGTGCAGAACTCAAACCTGGTCAAGTTGACCAAGACTCCTTACCAGCCTACGAAATTTTAGACGACATTTTGCAACGCTTAATTCACGAACACCAATCAGTAGGGGAAATCGTCGCCGCAGGTCATGATCCTTTAGTGGTAGACAGAATTATCCAAATGTTAGCGCGCGCCGAATTCAAACGCCGCCAAGCACCCCCAGGATTAAAAATCACTGACCGCGCCTTCGGTACAGGCTGGCGAATGCCAATTGCGAGTAATTGGAATGCGATTAAGAAAATTAGTCATGAAAGTGTTGTAGCAGGGTTTAAATCCCCATAA